Genomic DNA from Streptomyces sp. PCS3-D2:
GACGCCGCGCTGCTGCGGATCGGCGACTCCCTCGACTTCTGGCGGGTGGAGGAGATCGAGCGCGGGCGGCTGCTCAGACTCCGTGCCGAGATGCGGCTCCCCGGCCTCGCCTGGCTGGAGATGTATGCCGAGCACGACGGCGAGGGCCGCACACGGTACCGGCAGCGGGCGCTGTTCCACCCGCGCGGCCTGGCCGGCCACGCCTACTGGTGGAGCGTCTCGCCCTTCCACGCCCTCGTCTTCGGCGGCATGGCCCGCAACATCGCGCGCACGGCGGAGACGGCGGCCGGACCGAGCCCGTCGGCGCAGCCGGCCGGAGCCGCCGCGGCGGTCGGCGGCCCCACCCGGGGAGCGCAGGCATGAACGCCTCGGTCGTCCTCTTCACCTCGGATCTGCGGGTCCACGACCACCCGCCGCTGCGCGCCGCGCTGGGGCCGCGCAACGAGACCGTCCCGCTCTTCGTCCGGGACCCCGCGGTGGATCGCGCCGGTTTCGCCGCGCCGAACCGTCTCGCCTTCCTCGCGGACTGCCTCGCCGACCTCGACCAGGGACTGCGTCGGCGGGGCGGCCGGCTCGTCGTCCGCTCGGGCGACCCCGTCGACGCGGTGTGCGCCGTCGTCCGGGAGGTCGAAGCCGACGAGGTGCACATGGCCGCCGGATGCAGCGCCTTCGCCCTGCGGCGCGAACAGCGGCTGCGCCGGGCCCTTGAGGCCGACGGACGGCGCCTGTACGTCCACGACGGGGTCGTCACCGCCCTGCCGGCCGGCGCCGTGACGCCGAGCGGTTCCGATCATTTCGCCGTCTTCACCCCGTACTTCAGACGTTGGTCCGGGGAGCGGCTGCGGCCGCCCCTCGCGGCCCCGCGCGTGATCCGGGTCCCGCCGGGCATCCGGTCCGAGGAGCTTCCCGCGCGCCCGGCCGCCGGAGCCGTCTCCGCGGGCCTGGCAGCCGGTGGCGAGGAGGAGGCCCGCAAGCGGCTGGCGTACTGGCTCGACCAGTACGCCGACGCCTACGAGGAAGGACATGACGACCTCGCCGCCGACGCCACGTCCCGACTCTCCCCGTACCTCCACTTCGGCGCGCTGTCGGCGGCCGAGGCCGTCCACCGCGCCCGGGCCCGGGGCGGATCGGGCGCCGAGGCCTTCGTACGGCAGCTGTGCTGGCGCGACTTCCACCACCAACTGCTCGCCGCCCGTCCCGCGGTCGCCGACGCCGACTACCGCAGCCGGTCGGACCGTTGGCGCCGCGGCCCGGAGGCCGAGGCCGACCTGCGGGCGTGGCGCGAGGGCCGCACCGGCTATCCCGTCGTCGACGCGGCCATGCGGCAACTGGCGCACGAGGGCTGGATGCCCGGCCGCGGCCGGCTGCTCACCGCCTCGTTCCTGACCAAGACGCTCTACATCGACTGGCGCGCCGGCGCCCGCCACTTCCTGGACCTGCTGGTCGACGGGGACGTCGCCAACAACCAGCTCAACTGGCAGTGGATGGCCGGTACCGGCACCGACAGCCGCCCCAACCGGGTCCTCAACCCGGTGATCCAGGGCAAGCGCTACGACCCCGAGGGCGCCTACGTGCGCCGGTGGGTGCCCGAACTCGCCGCACTGACGGGCCCCGAGATCCACGAGCCGTGGAAGGCGGCCGGGTCCGACCGGGCCCGGTTCGACGGCTACCCCGATCCGCTGATCGCGCTCCCCGAGGGGCTGGCCCGCTTCCGCAGGGCCCGGGGTCAGGACTGACCCGCGGCGGCGGGCCGTCCCGTGTCCGCGCCCGCCGCCGTGTCGCAGAGCCCGCGCAGCACGGCCAGGGCCTCCCGCAACCCCCGGGGACGCAGCGTGCCCGCGGCGAGGGGCTGACCGGCCCAGCCCGGGCCCACGGGCAGCACGGCCGGCCGGGCGCGGGCGCCCTTGACGCCCCACGCGACCTCGGCGAGGTGCCGGGCCAGCGGATGGTCGGCGGTGGACCGGGCCTGGGACCACAGCACGACCGCGGCGGGGCCCGTCCGGCGCACGGCCTGGTCGAGCGCCCCGGGCGGCACGGCGGCCCCGAACATCAGGGCGGGCAGGCCGAGCCCGGCCAGGCCCGCGGCCAGCGCCTCCAGCGCGAGGGTGTGCTGCTCGCCCGGCACGCACGCGAGCAGCACCGGAGGTCGGTCCGTCGCCGCCGGGCCACCCAAGGGCGGGGTCCCGGCGGCGCGGCGCAGCGCGCTCGACACGTGCCAGGACAGCAGGTGCTCGACCTCGACGTACCGGTCTCCCGAGGTCTCCCATTTGCGGCCCACGGCGTGCAGGGTCGGCGCCATCACTTCTTCCCAGGCGGTGACCAGGCCGTATTGGGCGATCACCGTTTCCAGCACGTCGTCCACGGTCCGGGCGTCGAGGCGTACCGCGGCGCGGCCCAGCCCGCGGCACTCCTGCCGTACGGCGCCCAGCGGCAGGCCGTTGCCCGAACCGGGCCGGCGGGCCGGTCGGGGGAGGTGCTCGGGGCCGGGGGGCGGGGCGGTCGCGGCGGGCAGGTCGGCCGCCGTGCGGGCCGGGCCGGCGAGCGCGGCCCGCGCGGCTTCCGCGGGCGGGATGCCCGACGAGGTCAGCCGGCACATCTCGTGCAGGACGGCGACGTCCTCGGGGGTCCACCGCCGGTGCCTGCCGTCCTCCCGGGCCGCCGGGCCGATGCCGTAGCGCCGGTCCCAGGTGCGCAGGGTCGTGGGGGCGACCCCCAGCCGGCGGGCCACCGCCCCCGTGGTCATGCCGTGTGCGGAATCCGTCATGGGTCCATGATGCGACGCACAAACGATGCGAGTGGTGCGGAAGCGTGCACGGGCCGGAATCTGGAGGGGCCCCCGCCCCGGCGCACCACGGGGCGGGGCACCCGCCCGCCGACCGGCCCGTTCCGGTCCCGGCTCGAGGAGCAGCCGCCATGACCGTCCTGAGCGCCACCGCCCAGCCGTCCCCCGCGACCGGGGAGCGCCTCCTCGACCACGAGGTCGCCGAGGGCTTCGTGCGCGGCGACGAGAAGTGCCTGGCCGCCGCGTACCGCCGTTGGGGCGGCCTCGTCCAGACCCTCGCGGCCCGCACGCTCGGGGATCCCCGCGAGGCCGAGGACGTCAGCCAGCAGGTCTTCCTGGCCGCGTGGCGCGGTCGGGCCGGCTACCGGCCCGAGCGCGGCGCCTTCCCCGGCTGGCTCGTCGGCATTACCCGGCGCAAGATCGCCGACGCGCTCACGGAGCGCACCCGGCGCCTCGACCTGGTCAGCGCGGCCGGTGCCGCCCTGCCGCCGGCGGACGAGCCGGCGGAGGGCCCCGAAGCGGTCCTGGACCGGCTGATCGTCACCGGCGAACTCGCGAGACTGCCCCGCCCGCAGCGGGAGGTACTGGCCATGGCCTTCTACGGGGACCTCACCCAGACCCAGATCGCCGAGCGCACCGGCATGCCGCTCGGCACGGTCAAGAGCCACACCCGGCGCGGTCTGCACCGGATGCGCCACCGCTTCGCCGCCGGAGCGCCCGCCGCGGATCCGGGCGCCGCGAAGTACGCGTGAGCCGTGCCGGGGGTGCGAAAATACCGTCGAGGCGTACGGCGGAGGGAGCTGCGGTGGCGCAGGAGGACGATCAGGTACCCGGCCCGGTGCCGGTCCGGGTGGACGGGCGGACCGAGCGCGGACGCCGCACCCGGGACAAGATCGTGGACGCCCTGCTCGCGCTGCTCGACGAGGGAGCGGTGGAGTTCCCGGCCGAGCGCGTCGCCGAGCGCGCGGGCGTCTCCCGACGGCTGGTCTTCCACCACTTCGCCGACATGTCCGAACTGGTCGACCTCGCCATCACCCGTCGGCTTGAGCAACTGGCCGAGCAGATCAGGCCGCTGCCGGATACCGGGCCCCGCCGGGCCCGGGTGGCGGCGCTCGCCGAACAGCGGGCGCGGATCCTGGAGTGGATCACCCCGGCACGGCTGACCCTGATGCGGATCGACCATCCCTCGCCGCGCATCCAGCAGGTCACCGACGAGGCGTTCGCGGAGGCCCGGCGCCGTGTCGCCGAGATCTTCGCGGAGGAACTCGGCCGCCTGGACGAGAGCCGGGCGGCCGAACTCCTCGACGGCCTGGACGCCGTTACCACCTGGGGGGTCTGGAACCACTGGCGCTCCGGTGGCAAGAGTCCGCAGGAAGCGCGCGCGGCGATGGAGGCCACCGTGCTGAACCTGCTGGCGGCGGCGGACGGCCCGCGGGGCTGAGCGCCGCAGGCGGACGGCTCAGACGGCGCTGACCTTCTCGGCCCGCGCGGTGACGGTCACGCCGTCCGCGCCCACCGACACCCCCGAGGGGCGCAAGCCGAGGGGCAGTTCGGGCAGGGTCCGGGTCTGCCGGGCGAGCGCCTGGGCGATGAGTGGGCTGGCCGGATCCAGGGCCCGGCCCGCCACCGAGGCGGCCGTCGGACGCAGGGAGAGGACGCCGTCGTGGAGTTCGAGCCCCGCCGTGAGCACCACGGGCGCCCCCAGCACGCTGCGGCTGATGAGCAGTTGGCCGTTGCCGGCGTCGGAGATCCGGGTGCCGTCCGCTCCGTCGGCCAGCGAGGAGTACGGGGCGGTGAAGCGGGCCGAGGCCGAGTCCGCCCGGTAGCCGTCGCCCTCGCGGGAGACGTTGTCGAAGGTGATGTCGGCCGTGACCGGGGTGCCCCGGTCGGTCGTCGCGTCGGCCCGCACCCGCACCTCGGGATAGCGCTCGCGGGCGGCCTGCAGGAGGAAGGGAACCCCCTCGATGGAGACGTCGGGGCGTCCCGCGAGGTTCGCCTGCCGCGCACTGATCCGGTCCGCGAGCCGCTTCTCCGCCAGGTCGCGGGCGACCGAGTCGGTGACGGGCAGCGCGAGCAGGAGTACGGCGGCCAGTCCTGCCGCCGTCAGGGCGCGGCGGTGGCGCGGTCGGGTCGGGCGGGCGGCGGGCCCGTCCGACCTGCGGTCCGTCGTGTCGCCGGGGCGGGTGGTGGTGCGGGGGAGCATGCGGAACCTCACCGTGTGGGAAGGGGGCCGGCGGCGTCGGCCGTGCCGGCTTCGGGCGCGGGGAGGCTCTGGAGTCCTCCGGCCGGCAGGGTGTGGGAGTGGCCCTCGATGTCGAGTTCGGGCAGGAACCGGTCGAGGCGGCGGGGCAGCCACCAGCCGCGGTCCCCGAGCAGCGCCATGGTGGTGGGGACCAGCAGGCCGCGCACGACGGTGACGTCGAGGGCCACGGCCGCGGCCAGTCCGGTGCCGAACATCTTCACCACGGGGTCGTCCGAGAGCAGGTACGCGAGGAACACACTCACCATGATCAGGGCGGCGGAGGTGATGATCCGACCGGTCGAGGCGAGGCCCCCGACGACCGCCTGCCGGCTGTCGCCGCCCACCAGCCACTTCTCGCGCACCGAGGTCAGCAGGAACACCTCGTAGTCCATGGAGAGTCCGAACAGGACGGCGAACATCACCAGCGGTACGTAACCGGGTACGGGCACCGGCCCTTCCAGGCCGATGAGCCGCGCGCCCCAGCCCCACTGGAACACCGCGGTGAGCACCCCGTACGCGGCGGCCACCGACAGCAGGTTCAGCACGGCGGCCTTCAGCGCGAGGAGCGGTGAGCGGAAGGCGGCCAGCAGCAGCAGTCCCGCCACGAGCACCACGGTACCGATCACGGCGGGCAGCCGGTCCGCGAGGCGGTCGTTGAGATCGGTCACCACCGCGGCGACGCCGCCGACGTGCGCGCTCCCCGCGCCGTCGGCGGTGGCTGCGGGCAGGGTGTCCGTGCGCAGGGTGGCGACCAGGCGGGCGGTCGCCGGGTCGCCCGGGGCGGTGGCGGGCGTGACCTGCCAGCGGACGGTGCGGCCGTCCGAGGTGAGCTGTGCCGGGCTGACCGAGGCCACGCCGGGGGTGGCGGCCAGGGCGGCGGAGACCTCGGCGATACGGGCGTCCTGCGGCCCCGCGGCGGGCGCCGTCAGGGTGTCGACGATCTGGAGGGGGCCGTTGACGCCGGGGCCGAACGCGTCCGAGAGCTGCTCGTAGGCAGTGCGGCTGGCCGAGCCGATGGGCTTGTCCCCGGCATCGAGCTGACCGAAGGACAACTGGCTGGCGGGGGCGGCGAGCAGCAGGAGCAGGGTGAGGCCGGCGAGCAGGTGACGCCAGGGGCGAGCCGTGACGCGCTCGGCGATGCGCTGCCAGCCGCGGCCCGTGGCTGCCGGCGGGTCCGTCCCGTCGTGCGCGATGGCTCCCTCCTCCCGGGCGGCGCCGAGGAACCGGGCCAGCAGGCTCAGCAGGGCGGGCAGCAGGGTGAGGGTGGCGGCCACGGCGGCCAGCACCGCGATCGCCGGGGCCAGCGCCAGGGCACGCAGCAGCGGCAGCCCGCCCAGCGCGAGTCCGGCCAGCGCCGCGATCACGGCGCATCCGGCGAAGGCGGAGGCCTTCCCGGCGGTGGCGGTCGCCAGGGCGGCGGCCTCGGCGGCCGGTACGTCCCGGCCGCGCAACTCCCGGAACCGGGTGAGGCAGAACAGCGTGTAGTCGATCCCGACGCCCAGGCCGATCATCGCGGCGATGGTGGTGGCGGACGACGGCATGTCCATGAGGTGTCCGGCCAGGCCGATGGCGGTCAGCGAGGCGATCAGCCCGGTGACGCCGATGACCAGGGGAAGCCCGGCCGCCGCCGCCTTCCGGAAGCCGGCGAAAAGGATCACGGCGGCGGCCGCGAGTCCGATGAGCTCGCTGTGCCCGGTGTCCGGCCGGTCGACGGCGGCCGCGAGGTCGCCGCCCGGGGTGACCTCGATGCCGGCCGCTGCGGCCGGCCCGGCGGCGCCGGTGATCCGCTCGGAGAGTTCGGCGGTGATGTCGCGACCGGTCACGTCGAGCCCGACGGAGAGGTAGGCCGTGTGCCCGTCCGCGCTCATCGCGGCGGCACCGGCCCGCTCGTACGGCGAGATCACGCTCACGACGTGCGGCACCTCGGCGATGGCCCGGGCGCTGCGCTCGACGGCGTTCCGGGCGCTCTCGCCGGTGAGGGCGGGGCCGTCGGGTCCGGCGCGCAGGACGAGCGGCTGGTTGCCGGAGGCGGGGCCTGGGAAGGCAGTCGCCGCCGTGTCGAGGGCGGCCTGGCTGTCGCTGCCCGGGATGGTCACCGCCTCGCTGGTCACGCGGCCGTAGGCGGTGAGGCCGCCGCCGAGCACGAGGAGCAGCAGCAGCCAGGCCCCGATCACCCGTTTCGGCCGACGGGCGCACCAGCGCCCCATCGTCAGGAACATCCGGGCCCTCCGTGACTCGATGGCAACATATTGCACTCGCTGTGCAGCTTTACGCTTGCACTTGAGGTGCGGGAAAGTCAATCGGGGGAGGGGAGGGGCAGGACGGTCTCTTCGACGGTCCCGTCCGGCGGCTTCCCGCCCGGCCCGGCGCTGCCCGGCGCTGCCCGGCGCTGCCCGGCCGTCCGCGGCGGGCGGTGGCGTTCGAATCGGCCTCGGTCGGCCGCCGGCCGTCCGGGACCCGCCTTCCTGGTGTGCACCCGCTCGGGCAAAATGCCTGGTGTCACTGGCAATTACGGGCTTCGCGGCACATCCGTCCCCCACGGCACACCCCCGGGACACCGCGCCGCCCACGGCTTGGGGAGGAGTGGTCCTGGCGTTGCGGTCCTTACAGATACGCCGCATACGAGCACTGCGCGCAACGACCTCCGTGAGGTCGGGGACGGACCGGGCCCAGTCCTTCCTGATCGTGGCCACCCTGCTCTACCGGGCCAGCCACCTCACCGTCGCGGTCATGGCCGTTGCCCACCGCCCGTGGCACCTCCCCCTCCAACACCTCGGCCTCGCCGCGGCGTTGGGCCTGAGCGCACTCGCCTACGGCACCGCTCTGCGCCGCGGCCGGTTCGACCGGCGGCACATCTGGGCCGACGTCATCGTGACCGGATGCGTCCTGCCCCTGGCCCTGTGCGCCTGGGGAGGTGTGCGCGAACCCCCCACCATCGCCTGGGCGATGCTGCTCGGCGGATCGGCGAGCGCCACCGCGGCCATCGCCCTGGACCGCCTCCACGCCGTCGTCGTGGTGGGGCTCCTCGTAGTGACCCACTTCATCGGCTACCAGGCCGTGGGCGCGACTCCCGCCGTCGTCGTCGGCCACCTCAACTCGCTGGTGTCCTCTGCCGTGATGACGTACGCCTTCCGCTGGTACCTGCTCCGCCAGGGCCGCCTCGTGGACGAGGCCAACGCCCGCGCGCTGACCGCGGAAGCACACCGGGCCCGCTACGCCGAACGCCTCGAACACCACCGGGCCCTGCACGACACGGTCCTCGCCACCCTGACCACCCTGGCGGCCGGTACCGTCGACGCCAACGCCCCAGAGGTGCGGCAGCGGTGCGCCCGCGAGGCCGCCTACCTGCGCCGCCTGATCCAGCAGACCGCCGACGAGACGCCGCACCGGGAGATCGGCGCCGCCCTGGAGGAGGCGGTCGGATCCGTGGAGAGCCTCGGACTGCGGGTCACCGCCCAGTACCACGCCCTGCCGCAGGTACCGCCCGAGGTCGCCGCCGCACTGGGCCACGCCGTACGGGAAGCCCTCAACAACGTGCGCAGGCACGCCGGAACCGGCCACGCGTACCTCACCGCCACCGGCGACCCGGACGGAAAGGGCGGAGCGGTCGTCACCGTCGTCGACCGGGGACCCGGATTCGACCCGGCCCGGTGCGAGCCGGGCCTCGGCCTGCGCGGCTCCGTCCACGGCCGGATGACCGAGGCGGGCGGCCGTGCCACCGTGGACACCGCCCCCGGCGAGGGAGTGCGCGTGGAGCTCAGATGGCCGGGGTGATCACGGTCGCGGTCGTCGACGACGACCGGATGCTCCGCGACGGACTGCGGGCCTGGCTCGGCGACGTGCCGGACCTGCGACTCGTCGCGACCGCCGGCACCGTCGGCGAACTCCTCGCGGACCGGAATCCGTACCACCCCGACGGCCCGGACGGCACGGGCGGCCCCCACGCCCCCGACGGCGCGGCCGGACCCCCGGCCGACGTCGTCCTCCTCGACCTCGTCCTGCGGGACGGCTCGGACCCCGCCGACAACATCCGCAGGGTGCTGCGCACCGGCAGCCGCGTCCTCATGATCAGCACGGTGCCGGACCGCTCCCGGATCATCGAGGCGATCCGGGCCGGCGCCGACGGGTACCTGACCAAGGACCACGACCTGCCGACCCTGGTGGCCGCCGTGAGGGACCTCGCGGAGGGCAGGGGCACCCCTTCCATGGAACTCGCCTTCGCCTGTGCGTACGACGACAGCCCCGCCCGCCCGCGGCTCTCGCCCCGGGAGCGGCAGATCCTGCTCGACTACGCGTCCGGCATGACCCTGAAGTCCGCCGCCCGCCGCGCGGGCATCACCGTCCACACGGCCAAGGACTACCTGGACCGCGTCAAGGCCAAGTACCAGCAGGCCGGCCGCCCCACCTACACCAAGCTCGACCTCGCCCTGCGGGTACGGGAGGACAGCCTGGAGGGGGGCTGACCCCGGCGCAAGCCCCCCAAACGGACGGCTACAGGGGGCAAGCGGCACCCCCGTACCGTCGAACCGGCGGTGCCCCGGACGGCCCGCCGGGAAGGGGACGAGCCGGTGACCGCACTCTGGCCGGCACGGCCTGCAGGGCCTGCCGAAGACCGTACCGCCACGGGCCCTGTCGGCGGCCCGCACCGGGGGCGGGGGCGACTGATCGGGCGCACGGCCGAGACCGCGCGGATCGCGGACGCGCTGGCCGCCGCCCGCTCCGGGCGGGGCGGAGCCCTCTTCATCACCGGCGAACCCGGAGTCGGCAAGACCCGACTGGCCACCGAAGCCCTCGCCGCGGCCGCCGCGACCGACATGATCACCCTGCGCGGGCGGGCCAGTACCGTCGGCCCGCCCGTCCCCTACCGGCCGCTCGTCGAGGCGCTGCTCCTGCTCGCACGCGCCGGCCTGCTGCCCGATCCCGGGGAACCGGGCGCCCACTGCCCCGTCCTGGCCCGCCTGCTGAGCGACACTCCGGAGACCGGGACCGGCGGGCACGCGGCCGTCTCGCATATCGCGGTCGCCGAAACGGTGCTGCGGCTGCTCGCCGCCGTCGGCCGGGAGCGGGGCTGCCTGCTCGTCCTCGACGACCTGCACGACGCCGACGCCGGGACCCTGGCCGTTGTCGAATACCTCCTCGACAACATCGGCCAGCAGCCGGCCGTGCTCCTGCTCGTCGCGGGCGGCACCCCCCGCGCCGCCGCCGAGCTGGCCGTGCGGGCACGCCAGCGGGAAGCGGCGGAGATCCTCGACCTGAAGCCGCTGACCCGCCCCGAAGTCCGCCTCCTCGTCGCGGCCGAACTGGGCGTCGCACCGGTGGAGGTCTGTCCCGGCCTCCTCCACCGTGCGGTGACCGACAGCGCCGGAATCCCCTTCGTCGTCAAGGAGCTCGTGCACGACCACGCCGCCCGCCCCGCCGACCGCGGTGAGCGGGCCCCGTCCGTACCCGCCGCCGTCGCCGACGACGTCAGGCGCCGTACCGAAGCGCTCGGGCCGCTCGGCACGCGGTTCCTGGGCACGGCAGCCCTGTTCGGCCCTCGCTTCCCCCTGCCGGTACTGGAGCACGCGCTGGGCGTCGACCACACCGCCCTGTCCGAGGTCCTGCGCGCCGCCCTCGCCGCGTGCCTGATCACGCCGGACGGGCCGGGCACCCGGTGGTACGCCTTCCGCTCCCCGCTGGCGGCCGAGGCCCTCCTCGACGGTCTCGGGCCGGGCGAACGCGCCCGGCACGCGCGCCGCGCCGCCCGCGCCCTCGCCCACCTGCACCCGGGACTTCCCGGAGCCTGGCGGGCTCACGCCGCCCGGCTGCACGAGCACGCCGGCGATGACCTCGAAGCCGCCCGCCTGTACGGCGAAGCGGCGCAGCGGGCGATGGACGAGGTCGCCCTGGAGCGGACCGCGGAGCAGCGGCCACTGGAGCGGGCCCTGGAACTGCTCACCAGGGCCCACGCCCTCCTCGAACCGGCCGCCGCCCCCGCGCTGCACGCCACGGTGCTGGAGCTGCTGCTGGACGCGGCCGCCCACTCGGCCCACCTCGACCGGTTACCCCGCCCGCCCGCCGTCGAGCAGGGCGTCCCCGCCGCGCGGCGGGCCGGGATCCACGCCCGGCTCGGCACCATCGCCACCCTCACCGGCCGCCCCGCCGAGGCCCTCCGCCACCTCGACACGGCCCGCTCGCTCCTCACCGGCCATCCCGCGGACGGCCACACCGCCTTCGTCGACCTCGCCGCCGCCCACGCCGAGCTGGGCAGGCTCGACCCCGACCGGCTGCACACCGCGGCCCGGCTCGCCCGCCGGGCGGTGGACGCCGCCCGCGGCGCAGACCGGCCCGACGTGGTGTGCGGAGCCCTGCTGCTGCTCGGACAGCTGGCCCGGCACGAGGACGAGACCGCGGCGACGGCCCACTTCGAGCGGGCCCGCGCGATCGCCCTCGCGCACCGGCTCCCCGTACCGCGCAGCGAGGCCGAGGTGCAGCTGGCGATCACGGCGGCGGGCCACGACCACCGGCCGACCCGCCTGGAGCAGGCCGGCCGGGAAGCCCACCGCCGGGGCCTGCTGCCGCTGGCCCTTGAGGCCGGCTCGGCGCTCGCCCTGGAGCGGATCCGGCGGTGCGCCTTCGACGAGGCTCGCGACGGGATCATCGAAGCGGCGGCCGAGGCGTCCGGGCCCGGACTGGGCCGGTCCCTGGCGATGCTCCGGCTCGCCGACGCCGTACGGTACGCCCACCAGGGACGCCGCGCCGAGATGCACGGGGCGCTGGAACGCCTGGAGCCGCTCCTCGACGCCGCGCCCGGCCTGCGCGCCCTGTCGTACGGAACGGCCCGGGCCTTCTGCTCACTGCTGGAGGAGCGGCACGACGCCGCGGAGGCGGAGCTCGCACAGGCGCTCGCCCACGACGCCGAGAACCCGGCCGCCGGAGACTTCGGCCGGCACGGCCTCATCGTGCTGCTCGGCGTCCTGGCTGGACGGATCGGCCGCCGGCACTGCCCCGGGATCGCGGAGGCCGCCACCGGCGGCAGCCGCTGGAACCGCCAGTTCGCGGGCCTCGCCCACGCCGTGCTGCTCGGCCGCGAAGGCCACCGCGAGCGGGCCACGGCCGTCGCGGCCGAGGCACTGGCGGCGGCCGCCCCGTA
This window encodes:
- a CDS encoding MerR family transcriptional regulator, which codes for MTDSAHGMTTGAVARRLGVAPTTLRTWDRRYGIGPAAREDGRHRRWTPEDVAVLHEMCRLTSSGIPPAEAARAALAGPARTAADLPAATAPPPGPEHLPRPARRPGSGNGLPLGAVRQECRGLGRAAVRLDARTVDDVLETVIAQYGLVTAWEEVMAPTLHAVGRKWETSGDRYVEVEHLLSWHVSSALRRAAGTPPLGGPAATDRPPVLLACVPGEQHTLALEALAAGLAGLGLPALMFGAAVPPGALDQAVRRTGPAAVVLWSQARSTADHPLARHLAEVAWGVKGARARPAVLPVGPGWAGQPLAAGTLRPRGLREALAVLRGLCDTAAGADTGRPAAAGQS
- a CDS encoding sensor histidine kinase; its protein translation is MRSGTDRAQSFLIVATLLYRASHLTVAVMAVAHRPWHLPLQHLGLAAALGLSALAYGTALRRGRFDRRHIWADVIVTGCVLPLALCAWGGVREPPTIAWAMLLGGSASATAAIALDRLHAVVVVGLLVVTHFIGYQAVGATPAVVVGHLNSLVSSAVMTYAFRWYLLRQGRLVDEANARALTAEAHRARYAERLEHHRALHDTVLATLTTLAAGTVDANAPEVRQRCAREAAYLRRLIQQTADETPHREIGAALEEAVGSVESLGLRVTAQYHALPQVPPEVAAALGHAVREALNNVRRHAGTGHAYLTATGDPDGKGGAVVTVVDRGPGFDPARCEPGLGLRGSVHGRMTEAGGRATVDTAPGEGVRVELRWPG
- a CDS encoding response regulator transcription factor; translated protein: MAGVITVAVVDDDRMLRDGLRAWLGDVPDLRLVATAGTVGELLADRNPYHPDGPDGTGGPHAPDGAAGPPADVVLLDLVLRDGSDPADNIRRVLRTGSRVLMISTVPDRSRIIEAIRAGADGYLTKDHDLPTLVAAVRDLAEGRGTPSMELAFACAYDDSPARPRLSPRERQILLDYASGMTLKSAARRAGITVHTAKDYLDRVKAKYQQAGRPTYTKLDLALRVREDSLEGG
- a CDS encoding deoxyribodipyrimidine photo-lyase; the protein is MNASVVLFTSDLRVHDHPPLRAALGPRNETVPLFVRDPAVDRAGFAAPNRLAFLADCLADLDQGLRRRGGRLVVRSGDPVDAVCAVVREVEADEVHMAAGCSAFALRREQRLRRALEADGRRLYVHDGVVTALPAGAVTPSGSDHFAVFTPYFRRWSGERLRPPLAAPRVIRVPPGIRSEELPARPAAGAVSAGLAAGGEEEARKRLAYWLDQYADAYEEGHDDLAADATSRLSPYLHFGALSAAEAVHRARARGGSGAEAFVRQLCWRDFHHQLLAARPAVADADYRSRSDRWRRGPEAEADLRAWREGRTGYPVVDAAMRQLAHEGWMPGRGRLLTASFLTKTLYIDWRAGARHFLDLLVDGDVANNQLNWQWMAGTGTDSRPNRVLNPVIQGKRYDPEGAYVRRWVPELAALTGPEIHEPWKAAGSDRARFDGYPDPLIALPEGLARFRRARGQD
- a CDS encoding MMPL family transporter; protein product: MFLTMGRWCARRPKRVIGAWLLLLLVLGGGLTAYGRVTSEAVTIPGSDSQAALDTAATAFPGPASGNQPLVLRAGPDGPALTGESARNAVERSARAIAEVPHVVSVISPYERAGAAAMSADGHTAYLSVGLDVTGRDITAELSERITGAAGPAAAAGIEVTPGGDLAAAVDRPDTGHSELIGLAAAAVILFAGFRKAAAAGLPLVIGVTGLIASLTAIGLAGHLMDMPSSATTIAAMIGLGVGIDYTLFCLTRFRELRGRDVPAAEAAALATATAGKASAFAGCAVIAALAGLALGGLPLLRALALAPAIAVLAAVAATLTLLPALLSLLARFLGAAREEGAIAHDGTDPPAATGRGWQRIAERVTARPWRHLLAGLTLLLLLAAPASQLSFGQLDAGDKPIGSASRTAYEQLSDAFGPGVNGPLQIVDTLTAPAAGPQDARIAEVSAALAATPGVASVSPAQLTSDGRTVRWQVTPATAPGDPATARLVATLRTDTLPAATADGAGSAHVGGVAAVVTDLNDRLADRLPAVIGTVVLVAGLLLLAAFRSPLLALKAAVLNLLSVAAAYGVLTAVFQWGWGARLIGLEGPVPVPGYVPLVMFAVLFGLSMDYEVFLLTSVREKWLVGGDSRQAVVGGLASTGRIITSAALIMVSVFLAYLLSDDPVVKMFGTGLAAAVALDVTVVRGLLVPTTMALLGDRGWWLPRRLDRFLPELDIEGHSHTLPAGGLQSLPAPEAGTADAAGPLPTR
- a CDS encoding DUF2993 domain-containing protein, with the protein product MLPRTTTRPGDTTDRRSDGPAARPTRPRHRRALTAAGLAAVLLLALPVTDSVARDLAEKRLADRISARQANLAGRPDVSIEGVPFLLQAARERYPEVRVRADATTDRGTPVTADITFDNVSREGDGYRADSASARFTAPYSSLADGADGTRISDAGNGQLLISRSVLGAPVVLTAGLELHDGVLSLRPTAASVAGRALDPASPLIAQALARQTRTLPELPLGLRPSGVSVGADGVTVTARAEKVSAV
- a CDS encoding TetR/AcrR family transcriptional regulator, which translates into the protein MAQEDDQVPGPVPVRVDGRTERGRRTRDKIVDALLALLDEGAVEFPAERVAERAGVSRRLVFHHFADMSELVDLAITRRLEQLAEQIRPLPDTGPRRARVAALAEQRARILEWITPARLTLMRIDHPSPRIQQVTDEAFAEARRRVAEIFAEELGRLDESRAAELLDGLDAVTTWGVWNHWRSGGKSPQEARAAMEATVLNLLAAADGPRG
- a CDS encoding sigma-70 family RNA polymerase sigma factor — protein: MTVLSATAQPSPATGERLLDHEVAEGFVRGDEKCLAAAYRRWGGLVQTLAARTLGDPREAEDVSQQVFLAAWRGRAGYRPERGAFPGWLVGITRRKIADALTERTRRLDLVSAAGAALPPADEPAEGPEAVLDRLIVTGELARLPRPQREVLAMAFYGDLTQTQIAERTGMPLGTVKSHTRRGLHRMRHRFAAGAPAADPGAAKYA